Sequence from the Nasonia vitripennis strain AsymCx chromosome 5, Nvit_psr_1.1, whole genome shotgun sequence genome:
AGGTTCATGTACTCGTCGAAGCCGACAATGTGCCCTTCTATCCGGAGGTTGATGTTCTCGAAGAGCCAAACAGAAACACGCGAACGATTCTGGAGGTAACGGAAGATAAGGTTGATGGGTTGCACCATCACCTTCTGCACCTTCGGCGGTCCCTTGTACGACATTTTGACGaataatctggtttttaactcaacgaaaaattaataactttTACGCTGACGGCGTACAAACAAGCGCCAAAATCCGGCTTGGATAACGGTGTGGACTGTGGCGACCGGGGGCTTTATTGAACCTTTTCGATATATCTCGAACAATCGCACGGAAACTCGAATGCGCGCGTCTTTGCGCGCGAA
This genomic interval carries:
- the LOC100119346 gene encoding probable small nuclear ribonucleoprotein E — its product is MSYKGPPKVQKVMVQPINLIFRYLQNRSRVSVWLFENINLRIEGHIVGFDEYMNLVLDDAEEYHVKSKTRKPLGRIMLKGDNITLIQNTNPGAN